From the Solanum pennellii chromosome 4, SPENNV200 genome, one window contains:
- the LOC107017948 gene encoding psbP domain-containing protein 4, chloroplastic, translating into MGTFVYSSSCLSWKNLSRQMNSSHHVVPRGVPEKGCSRIKSAVCSKEDARMNRDCEISAGSLNRRSAIISGASLISSVLLFPGEGSAVIKQGLLAGRVPGLSEPDEEGWRTYRRPDDKSGGHGVGWSPMIPYTFSVPDKWEEVPVSIADLGGTEIDLRFANPKEGRVIVIVAPVKRFSDEIGEEATIEQIGPPDKVISAFGPEVIGENVEGKVLRSEVAEHEGRTYYQFELEPPHVMITATAAGNRLYLFNVTGNGLQWKRYYKDLRKIAESFRVV; encoded by the exons ATGGGGACATTTGTTTACAGCAGCAGCTGCCTTTCTTGGAAAAATCTGAGCAGACAGATGAATTCCTCTCACCATGTGGTTCCGCGTGGTGTTCCAGAAAAAGGGTGTTCAAGAATTAAATCTGCTGTTTGTTCTAAAGAAGATGCTCGTATGAACCGGGATTGTGAAATATCTGCAGGCTCATTGAATAGGAGGTCGGCTATTATATCTGGTGCTTCTTTGATTTCATCAGTACTGCTTTTTCCTGGAGAGGGATCTGCTGTAATTAAACAAGGTCTCCTAGCAGGGAGAGTTCCTGGACTTTCTGAACCAGATGAAGAAG GTTGGAGGACATACCGAAGACCGGATGACAAGTCAGGTGGACACGGTGTTGGATGGAGTCCTATGATTCCTTATACTTTTTCCGTGCCTGATAAATGGGAAGAG GTCCCTGTGTCAATTGCTGATCTAGGTGGTACAGAGATCGACTTGAGATTCGCAAATCCCAAAGAAGGGAGAGTCATTGTAATTGTGGCTCCTGTAAAAAGATTTTCAGATG AAATTGGTGAAGAAGCTACCATAGAACAAATTGGACCTCCAGATAAAGTGATTAGCGCATTTGGGCCTGAAGTCATTGGAGAGAATGTTGAAGGTAAAGTCTTAAGATCTGAAGTAGCAGAGCATGAGGGAAGAACATATTACCAGTTTGAATTAGAGCCACCACATGTAATGATCACAGCAACGGCTGCTGGAAATCGCCTATACTTGTTCAATGTTACTGGAAATG GTCTTCAATGGAAAAGGTATTACAAAGATTTGAGAAAGATCGCTGAGTCTTTCAGGGTTGTCTGA
- the LOC107017947 gene encoding probable glucuronosyltransferase GUT1, protein MATIHSSKTRPFASHNTVTPCTRTHQIGALALVIITFFLTRIFDQSLNSSSFSIPTSGQYRFKNDVVRFFDSGGSIFWPQRGYGTHLSLKIYVYDENEIDGLKHLLYGRDGKISPDSCVKGQWGTQVKIHRMLLQSRFRTRKKEEADLFFVPAYPKCVRVMGGLNDKEINQTYVKVLSQMPYFRLSGGRNHIFVFPSGAGAHLFKSWATYLNRSIILTPEGDRTDKRDTSAFNTWKDIIIPGNIDDGMTTHGSRIVESLPLSKRKHLANYFGRAQGKVGRLRLIELSKQYPDKLECPELKFSGPDKLGKKEYFEHLRNAKFCLAPRGESSWTLRFYESFFVECIPVILSDQAELPFQNVIDYSQISIKWPSTHIGTELLDYLESIPDKDIEEMIARGQKIRCLFAYTPESDSCSAFNAIMWELQRKVRQFHQSSETFWLHNRTIVNRNLVEFSKWKPPMPLP, encoded by the exons atggcAACCATACACAGCAGCAAGACCAGACCTTTCGCTTCACACAACACCGTAACCCCATGCACTCGCACCCATCAGATCGGTGCTCTAGCTCTCGTCATCATCACTTTCTTCCTCACCAGAATCTTCGACCAGTCACTCAATTCCTCTTCCTTCTCAATCCCTACTTCTGGACAATACAGATTCAAGAACGACGTCGTACGCTTCTTCGATTCCGGTGGGTCCATCTTTTGGCCACAACGCGGGTATGGGACCCATCTTTCACTGAAGATTTATGTGTACGATGAGAATGAAATTGATGGGCTAAAACACTTGTTGTATGGCCGTGATGGGAAGATTTCGCCTGATTCTTGCGTTAAAGGTCAATGGGGTACTCAG GTTAAGATACATAGGATGCTTTTGCAGTCAAGGTTCCGGACCAGAAAGAAAGAAGAGGCAGACCTTTTCTTTGTGCCTGCTTATCCTAAGTGTGTTCGAGTGATGGGTGGACTGAATGACAAAGAGATTAATCAGACCTATGTGAAG GTCCTAAGTCAAATGCCATATTTCAGGTTATCCGGTGGCCGCAACCACATATTTGTCTTCCCAAG TGGTGCTGGAGCTCATTTATTTAAATCGTGGGCGACATACTTGAATCGGTCTATAATACTTACCCCTGAG GGGGATCGCACAGATAAAAGAGACACTAGTGCCTTCAATACATGGAAAGATATTATCATACCTGGAAACATTGATGATGGGATGACTACTCATGGCTCTAGGATAGTTGAGTCTTTGCCTTTGTCAAAGAGGAAACATCTAGCGAATTATTTTGGTCGAGCACAAGGAAAGGTGGGTCGCCTTCGGTTGATAGAACTCTCGAAGCAGTACCCAGACAAG TTGGAATGTCCAGAATTGAAATTCAGTGGTCCTGACAAGCTAGGAAAGAAGGAATATTTTGAACATCTCCGCAATGCCAAGTTCTGCCTGGCTCCACGTGGTGAATCATCATGGACGCTTCGCTTTTATGAGTCCTTCTTTGTG GAATGTATTCCGGTAATCCTATCGGACCAAGCAGAATTACCATTTCAGAATGTAATAGACTATTCCCAGATATCAATCAAATGGCCATCAACTCATATAGGAACTGAACTATTGGACTACCTAGAATCAATACCAG ATAAAGACATCGAAGAAATGATAGCTAGGGGTCAAAAGATCAGGTGCTTGTTCGCTTATACACCCGAGTCTGATTCCTGCTCTGCATTTAATGCAATAATGTGGGAACTGCAGAGAAAAGTAAGGCAATTCCACCAGTCATCAGAAACTTTCTGGCTCCATAATAGAACTATAGTCAACAGAAATTTGGTGGAATTCAGCAAGTGGAAACCACCCATGCCTCTGCCTTGA
- the LOC107017320 gene encoding peroxidase 43: protein MALFNRDAKSFIKLISIICFLQISALNGQLRVGFYSESCHNVESIVSSMVKEASQREPRMPAILLRLHFHDCFVQGCDGSILIDNVKEAEKNAFGHEGLGGFAEIQKAKTQLEVQCPGVVSCADIVALAARDAVVMAGGESYEVETGRRDGRVSDLSFASKMPDVDDSIEVLKEKFKTKGFTEKDLVTLSGAHTIGTTACFFMPKRLYNFTGKSDADPSINPKFLPELRSKCPKNGDVNVRISLDNLSERKFDDQIMHNIKNGFAVIASDARLYDDNTTRAVVDSYLEITEKLNPNSSSFGTDFGLAMVKLGRLEVKTGLLGEIRKVCNSFNKM from the exons atGGCATTGTTCAACAGAGATGCAAAgagttttattaaattaatttcaataatttgttTCCTACaaatatcagctctaaatggaCAACTTAGAGTTGGGTTTTATTCTGAAAGTTGTCATAATGTAGAGTCCATTGTTAGTTCTATGGTTAAAGAAGCTTCACAAAGAGAACCAAGAATGCCAGCCATCTTACTACGACTCCATTTCCATGATTGCTTTGTTCAG GGTTGTGATGGATCAATTTTGATTGATAATGTTAAAGAAGCTGAAAAAAATGCATTTGGTCATGAAGGACTTGGAGGATTTGCTGAGATTCAGAAAGCCAAAACTCAATTGGAAGTTCAATGTCCCGGTGTTGTATCTTGTGCTGATATTGTCGCTTTAGCGGCTAGAGACGCTGTCGTCATG GCTGGCGGAGAATCTTATGAAGTAGAGACAGGTAGAAGAGATGGAAGAGTATCAGATTTGTCATTTGCATCCAAAATGCCAGATGTGGATGACTCAATTGAAGTTctcaaagaaaaattcaaaaccaAAGGCTTTACTGAAAAGGATCTCGTCACTTTGAGTG GGGCACATACAATTGGCACAACAGCTTGTTTTTTCATGCCTAAAAGATTATACAACTTTACTGGGAAATCAGATGCAGATCCAAGTATAAATCCTAAATTCCTCCCAGAATTAAGAAGCAAATGTCCCAAAAATGGGGACGTAAACGTTCGAATATCGCTCGATAACCTAAGTGAAAGAAAATTTGATGATCAAATAATGCACAACATAAAGAATGGATTTGCAGTTATAGCATCAGATGCAAGGCTTTATGATGATAATACTACAAGAGCAGTGGTTGATTCTTATCTTGAGATTACAGAGAAATTAAATCCTAATTCATCTTCATTTGGGACTGATTTTGGTTTAGCAATGGTTAAATTGGGAAGGCTTGAGGTTAAGACTGGATTACTAGGAGAGATTAGAAAGGTTTGTAattcttttaataaaatgtag
- the LOC107017787 gene encoding putative transcription elongation factor SPT5 homolog 1: protein MPRHRDYDDDDDEPEEEEEDVYEEEDEEEEDDGGKAGRKRRRSDFIDDAAEEDDDEDEDDDDEDYGGGGGGGGGRRRPKRRTGSEFFDLEAAVDSDEDEEEEEGEDDFIVDSGADIPDEDGARREYRHRLLPHEDQEEDLEELTRSIKQRYARSPHVEYDEEATDVEQQALLPSVRDPKLWMVKCAIGREREVAVCLMQKAIDRGPELQIRSVVALDHLKNYIYIEADKEAHVREACKGMRNIYASAKIMLVPIKEMTDVLSVESKAVDLARDTWVRMKMGTYKGDLAKVMDVDNVRQKVVVKLIPRIDLQALANKLEGREAPKKKAFIPPPRFMNIDEAREMNLRVERRRDPMSGDYFENIGGMMFKDGFLYKTVSMKSIRTLNIQPTFDELEKFRQTGEGGDGDMASLSTLFANRKKGHFMKGDRVIVVKGDLRNLKGHVEKVEEDTVHIRPNQKDLPLTLAFSDKELCKYFDLGNHVKVVSGSSEGATGMVVSVQGHVVNLVSDTTKELLRVFADNVVESSEVTSGLTRIGEYELHDLVILDNKSFGVIIRVDSEAFQVLKGVPDRPEVALVRLREIKAKVEKKGNAQDRYKNHLAVKDVVKVLEGPCKGKQGPVEHIFRGVVFIYDRHHLEHAGYICAKTQSCVLIGGSRANGDRNGNPMSSRFAHMRPPPRAPQSPMRSSRGGPPMSYGGRHRGGRGHDALVGADVKIRLGPFKGCKGRVVDIKGTSVRVELEAQMKVVTVDRNHISDNVNVSVPFREPSRYGLGSETPSHPSRTPLHPFMTPMRDPGATPIHDGMRTPMRDRAWNPMSPTSDRGGDWEDGNPASWGSSPQYQPSSPRSRAYEAPTPGSGWTNTPSGNYSDAGTPRDNGSAYANAPSPYLPSTPGGQPPMTPSSAYIPGTPGGQPMTPGSGGLDMMSPIGGGDTEGPWLLPDILVNVRKSNDDTVIGVVHEVLADGSCSVGLGSSGNGDTIIAHPTEIDIIVPKKSDKIKIMGGPQRGATGKLIGVDGTDGIVKVDDTLDVKILDMVLLAKLAHA from the exons ATGCCGCGCCACCGGGActacgacgacgatgacgatgaaccagaggaggaagaagaggaCGTGTATGAAGAGGAGGACGAGGAGGAAGAGGACGATGGAGGGAAGGCTGGACGGAAACGACGTAGATCAGATTTTATTGATGATGCGGCGGAGGAAGATGACGATGAGGATGAGgacgatgatgatgaggatTATGGCGGTGGAGGTGGAGGCGGTGGTGGGAGAAGACGACCTAAACGGAGGACTGGTTCGGAGTTTTTTGATCTAGAAGCTGCTGTAGATAGTGATGAGgatgaagaggaagaagaaggcGAAGATG ATTTCATAGTAGATAGTGGAGCAGATATTCCTGACGAGGATGGCGCCAGACGTGAATATCGTCACCGACTGTTGCCGCACGAGGACCAAGAAGAAGACCTTGAGGAGCTTACGAGAAGCATTAAGCAAAGATATGCGAGGTCACCTCATGTTGAGTATGATGAGGAAGCAACAGATGTTGAGCAGCAAGCTCTCTTGCCATCTGTCAGGGATCCAAAGCTCTGGATGGTGAAATGTGCG ATTGGCCGTGAGAGAGAGGTTGCGGTTTGCCTAATGCAAAAGGCAATTGATAGAGGACCTGAATTGCAAATTCGATCAGTTGTAGCCCTTGATCATCTTAAgaactatatatacatagaagCGGACAAAGAAGCTCACGTGAGGGAG GCGTGCAAGGGTATGCGCAATATATATGCCTCTGCGAAAATAATGCTGGTCCCCATAAAGGAGATGACTGATGTCCTTTCAGTTGAAAGCAAAGCGGTTGATCTTGCCAGGGATACTTGGGTCAGAATGAAGATGGGAACTTACAAGGGAGACCTTGCAAAG GTTATGGATGTAGATAATGTGAGACAGAAAGTCGTCGTGAAATTAATCCCAAGGATTGATTTACAGGCTCTTGCGAACAAGTTG GAAGGGAGGGAAGCTCCAAAGAAAAAGGCATTTATTCCTCCACCACGCTTTATGAATATCGATGAAGCTAG AGAGATGAACCTACGTGTGGAACGTAGGCGAGACCCGATGTCAGGTGACTATTTTGAGAATATTGGAGGTATGATGTTCAAAGATGGTTTCTTGTATAAGACAGTGTCAATGAAATCAATCAGGACCCTGAATATACAGCCAACTTTTGATGAACTCGAGAAATTCCGGCAAACTGGTGAGGGTGGGGATGGCGATATGGCTAGTCTATCTACTTTGTTTGCAAATAGGAAAAAAGGTCATTTTATGAAGGGTGACCGCGTTATTGTGGTGAAGGGGGATCTCAGAAACTTGAAAGGCCATGTTGAGAAAGTCGAAGAAGATACTGTTCATATCAGACCAAATCAGAAAGACCTTCCTTTG ACTTTGGCTTTTAGTGACAAAGAGCTATGCAAGTACTTTGATCTTGGAAATCACGTGAAAGTAGTATCTGGTTCATCTGAAGGTGCAACTGGTATGGTTGTCTCTGTTCAGGGACATGTGGTTAACCTGGTATCTGATACAACAAAGGAGCTT CTCCGTGTATTTGCCGATAATGTTGTTGAGAGTTCTGAAGTAACATCTGGTCTCACTCGTATTGGGGAATATGAGCTCCATGATCTTGTAATTCTAGA CAATAAGAGCTTTGGTGTGATTATTCGTGTAGACAGTGAAGCCTTCCAG GTCCTTAAGGGTGTGCCTGATAGACCTGAAGTAGCACTTGTTAGACTTAGAGAGATCAAAGCGAAAGttgaaaagaaaggaaatgCCCAAGATCGGTATAAGAACCACTTGGCGGTGAAAGACGTGGTAAAAGTTCTCGAGGGTCCTTGTAAA GGAAAACAAGGTCCTGTTGAACACATCTTCAGAGGAGtagtttttatttatgatcGTCATCACCTTGAGCATGCTGGTTATATTTGTGCCAAAACCCAATCTTGTGTGTTGATTGGTGGCTCACGGGCAAATGGTGATAGAAAT GGTAACCCCATGTCATCAAGATTTGCGCATATGAGACCTCCACCACGTGCTCCTCAATCTCCAATGAGATCATCTAGAGGTGGCCCACCTATGAGTT ATGGAGGCAGACATAGAGGTGGACGAGGGCACGATGCTTTAGTTGGAGCTGACGTGAAAATTCGCCTTGGACCATTCAAAGGCTGTAAAGGGCGTGTTGTTGATATCAAAGGAACTTCAGTCCGAGTTGAACTTGAAGCCCAGATGAAAGTTGTTACAG TTGATCGCAACCATATCTCTGATAATGTTAACGTGTCAGTGCCGTTCAG GGAACCATCTAGATATGGTTTGGGAAGTGAAACACCATCACATCCTTCAAGGACTCCACTGCACCCATTTATGACACCTATGAGAGATCCTGGAG CAACACCTATCCATGATGGCATGAGGACGCCAATGCGTGACAGAGCATGGAATCCGATGAGTCCAACTAG TGACAGGGGGGGTGATTGGGAAGATGGAAACCCTGCTTCCTGGGGGTCAAGTCCGCAATATCAG CCATCTAGTCCACGTTCAAGGGCGTATGAAGCACCTACTCCTGGTTCTGGTTGGACTAATACACCTAGCGGTAATTACAGTGATGCTGGTACCCCAAGAGACAATGGTTCTGCATATG CTAATGCTCCAAGTCCTTACTTGCCATCAACTCCTGGTGGACAACCACCAATGACACCAAGTTCAGCATATATACCTGGTACTCCTGGCGGGCAGCCAATGACTCCTGGAAGTGGTGGGCTGGATATGATGTCACCTATAGGAG GTGGGGATACAGAAGGTCCTTGGCTCTTGCCTGATATCTTGGTCAATGTACGGAAGTCCAATGATGATACTGTCATCGGAGTTGTCCATGAGGTGTTAGCG GATGGTTCCTGTAGTGTTGGTCTTGGATCAAGCGGCAATGGTGACACTATCATTGCGCACCCAACTGAAATTGATATAATTGTACCAAAGAAGTCTGATAAAATCAAGATAATGGGTGGTCCCCAACGTGGTGCAACCGGCAAGCTTATTGGTGTTGATGGCACTGATGGGATTGTAAAGGTGGATGATACCCTTGATGTTAAAATTTTAGACATGGTACTTTTGGCCAAGTTAGCGCATGCATAG